A portion of the Paenibacillus marchantiae genome contains these proteins:
- a CDS encoding ZIP family metal transporter: MWTAFMWGGISASAVVLGALAALFLKIPKRVIGWIMAFGTGTLIGAAAFELIGDALNDGGIVPTAIGFTSGAVVYTLFDLLISSKGGAGRKRSENTGNGDSSQSGLGIFAGTVMDAIPESIMLGASLLAGNGVSVVLVVSIFVSNIPEGLSSTVGLQRNKYSRSKIILLWLGVLIISALAALGGYLFLEQLPDEMAAAIGAFAGGGIIAMICSTMMPEAFEEGGPVVGFIASMGLLVSLLLDL; this comes from the coding sequence ATGTGGACTGCATTCATGTGGGGCGGCATCTCCGCCTCGGCTGTTGTCTTAGGAGCACTTGCTGCGCTGTTTCTGAAAATTCCGAAACGAGTTATTGGCTGGATCATGGCTTTTGGTACAGGGACCCTGATTGGTGCAGCCGCATTTGAATTGATTGGGGACGCCCTGAATGATGGGGGGATTGTGCCGACGGCAATTGGATTTACCTCAGGGGCCGTAGTGTACACGCTATTCGATTTGCTCATTTCCAGTAAAGGGGGAGCAGGGCGCAAGCGTTCGGAAAACACCGGGAACGGAGATTCCAGCCAGAGCGGACTTGGTATTTTTGCAGGGACGGTCATGGATGCTATTCCCGAATCAATCATGCTGGGGGCCAGTCTACTCGCCGGGAACGGTGTCAGTGTTGTGTTGGTTGTTTCTATCTTTGTGAGTAATATTCCGGAGGGTCTGTCCAGTACGGTTGGACTTCAACGCAATAAATACTCCCGCTCCAAGATTATTCTCTTGTGGCTGGGTGTACTGATCATCTCTGCACTTGCAGCATTGGGAGGATACCTGTTCCTGGAGCAGCTTCCTGATGAGATGGCCGCGGCTATTGGGGCATTTGCCGGAGGAGGCATTATTGCGATGATCTGCTCGACCATGATGCCGGAAGCATTCGAAGAAGGTGGGCCGGTAGTAGGTTTTATCGCTTCGATGGGATTGCTTGTATCGCTTTTACTTGACCTTTGA
- a CDS encoding aromatic ring-hydroxylating oxygenase subunit alpha, with translation MITSNSNPQLTSELPRGCTFSAEDWHVLSQYWYPIAQASEVTDKPLAAQLLDVRLVLYRSNDKVVVAKDLCFHRGAPLSKGWVENGEIVCPYHGFRYNCEGKCTAVPAHPSSKISPKLKLIVYPAVERYGLIWTSLAGTDEQIPAFPGWDDPDYINILPPNFDIAGSAGRQMEGFLDVSHFAYVHTETFGDRNNTEVPQYKVKREGNELLAEYWSSVSNYGKGQDNVAPEGFQWLREFRVFPPFAASLTVHFPENDKLNILNCASPISARFTRLFCPITRNFDKDAPIEDTIKFNLQVFEEDREMVESQKPEDLPLDLHAEAHIPADRTSIAYRQLLTELGLGRNYTS, from the coding sequence ATGATAACTTCCAATTCCAATCCTCAACTTACATCTGAACTGCCTCGCGGTTGCACGTTCTCCGCAGAAGACTGGCATGTATTATCTCAATATTGGTATCCCATTGCCCAGGCAAGCGAAGTGACAGATAAACCACTTGCCGCTCAATTGCTTGATGTCCGTTTGGTCCTGTATCGCAGCAACGACAAAGTTGTAGTTGCCAAGGATCTTTGTTTTCACCGTGGTGCTCCGCTCAGTAAAGGCTGGGTAGAAAATGGGGAAATTGTCTGCCCATATCATGGTTTCCGTTACAACTGTGAGGGTAAATGTACCGCTGTACCTGCACACCCCAGCTCCAAAATTTCTCCCAAATTGAAGCTTATCGTATATCCTGCAGTCGAACGTTATGGCCTGATTTGGACTTCACTCGCCGGTACCGACGAGCAGATTCCCGCATTCCCGGGATGGGATGATCCAGATTATATCAACATCTTGCCCCCGAACTTTGATATCGCAGGTTCTGCTGGACGTCAAATGGAAGGGTTTCTGGATGTATCCCATTTTGCATACGTGCATACCGAAACGTTCGGCGACCGGAACAACACCGAAGTGCCCCAATACAAAGTAAAACGCGAAGGCAATGAACTGCTTGCCGAATACTGGAGTTCTGTCAGCAACTATGGCAAAGGTCAGGATAATGTCGCACCCGAAGGTTTTCAGTGGCTGCGTGAATTCCGGGTATTTCCGCCATTTGCCGCATCACTTACGGTTCACTTCCCGGAGAACGACAAACTTAACATTCTTAACTGTGCCTCTCCCATCTCAGCACGTTTTACGCGGTTGTTCTGTCCGATTACCCGTAACTTTGACAAGGATGCTCCGATTGAAGATACAATTAAGTTTAACTTGCAAGTATTTGAGGAAGATCGGGAAATGGTGGAATCACAGAAGCCAGAGGATTTGCCACTGGATCTGCATGCAGAAGCGCATATTCCCGCAGACCGTACCTCTATCGCTTATCGTCAGTTATTGACAGAGCTTGGTTTGGGACGAAATTACACATCATAA
- a CDS encoding carboxymuconolactone decarboxylase family protein: MSLRVNYRVANPGAFKAMMALEQHISGQFEDKPLYELLKIRVSQINSCAFCLDMHAKDLLKLGDYADHILLLSVWREVPLFTEKERVMLELAEAVTLISEQGVPLELYEKVREHFSEAELVDLIMAINTINSWNRIAITTGMYPGCFN; encoded by the coding sequence ATGAGTTTAAGAGTGAATTATAGAGTGGCTAACCCGGGTGCTTTCAAAGCAATGATGGCATTGGAGCAGCACATTTCAGGTCAGTTTGAAGACAAACCGTTATATGAGCTACTGAAAATCCGTGTATCCCAAATCAATAGTTGTGCGTTCTGTCTTGATATGCATGCTAAAGATCTGTTGAAGCTTGGAGATTATGCCGATCACATTTTGTTGCTGAGCGTGTGGCGCGAGGTGCCTTTGTTTACAGAAAAAGAACGTGTTATGCTGGAGCTGGCTGAAGCCGTAACACTAATTTCGGAACAAGGCGTACCACTTGAATTGTATGAAAAAGTTAGAGAACATTTCAGTGAGGCCGAACTGGTGGATCTGATCATGGCGATCAACACGATTAATAGCTGGAACCGGATTGCCATTACAACAGGGATGTATCCAGGCTGCTTTAATTAA
- a CDS encoding cupin domain-containing protein: protein MATSYMDFTSPTTQFTADVNQNSFFQKDGNNYINVLSIQQLNTLGNVSLLDIFLSTGNVVDPHIHQNASELVYCISGSAVVSLINPFTKELLNFTITPGQVANVPQGWWHYEIATVDQTHLLAIFDAPVPEAIFGSDILRLTPASVLAHTYCLDENKVKETLAPIQKTVIVGPPVDCVTQVSPSTNMPNSNSHPNVQPYVNRLPYWGTWVDPRIIHEPGCPYYTEPPVNTNNQG from the coding sequence TTGGCAACCTCTTATATGGACTTCACCTCACCTACCACCCAATTTACAGCTGACGTGAACCAGAATTCTTTCTTCCAAAAAGACGGAAATAACTATATTAATGTTCTCTCCATTCAGCAATTAAACACATTGGGTAACGTATCCTTGCTGGACATTTTTCTTAGCACGGGCAATGTGGTTGATCCTCATATTCATCAGAATGCATCCGAGCTGGTGTATTGTATCAGTGGTTCAGCGGTCGTTTCCCTTATTAACCCGTTTACCAAAGAGTTGTTGAATTTTACGATCACACCGGGTCAAGTAGCGAATGTTCCGCAAGGCTGGTGGCACTATGAAATTGCAACGGTAGATCAGACTCATCTGCTGGCTATCTTCGATGCCCCGGTTCCTGAAGCCATATTTGGCTCGGATATTTTACGGCTGACACCTGCGAGTGTTCTGGCTCATACGTATTGTTTGGATGAGAACAAGGTGAAGGAAACGCTTGCTCCAATTCAAAAAACGGTAATTGTTGGTCCGCCAGTGGACTGTGTTACTCAAGTTTCCCCGAGCACCAACATGCCTAACTCGAATAGCCATCCCAACGTGCAGCCTTATGTGAATCGCCTTCCATATTGGGGAACATGGGTTGATCCCCGCATTATTCACGAACCAGGCTGTCCGTATTATACAGAACCTCCTGTGAACACGAATAATCAAGGGTAA
- a CDS encoding leucine-rich repeat domain-containing protein: MVAVSFHTDPRGSAYEQLIDELIEKTDRFLLVDRRRYDVDEVPGVSRVLRKLKPYFIESCTMEEMMMQSGAMYSEGIYYIYRCTSESGQILKEEANRFHDWLYPSLPDDLCFLKEDGSDYFFSVAHENIYGMRITQEEASELMERITGLFFDLQRHQDVQCLLDDAIKHETDILNISSHGLTEIPKRIRELKQLKQLTIFEQDLYTLPPALFELTSLERLEIMTLDLECFPGDIGKLKELRELRIYCGSPFASVPGWRPKPQSELGLKCIPPEIGELSNLKYLEIVYSGIREFPSELEKLKNLRALLVTNSLIEGTPDIVTRMNWLEYVDLMNIPFGTSWQEVWDMKKNQ; this comes from the coding sequence TTGGTAGCTGTGTCGTTTCATACTGATCCAAGAGGCTCTGCTTATGAACAGTTAATTGATGAGTTGATTGAGAAAACAGATCGTTTTTTGCTGGTGGACAGACGAAGGTACGATGTCGACGAAGTACCAGGGGTTTCAAGAGTATTGCGGAAACTGAAGCCTTACTTTATTGAAAGCTGTACGATGGAAGAAATGATGATGCAAAGTGGTGCCATGTATTCAGAGGGGATTTATTACATATATCGCTGCACATCGGAATCAGGGCAGATACTTAAAGAAGAAGCAAACCGTTTTCATGACTGGTTGTATCCATCATTGCCGGATGATCTTTGTTTTTTGAAAGAGGATGGAAGTGATTATTTTTTTAGTGTTGCTCATGAGAACATATATGGTATGCGGATTACACAAGAAGAAGCAAGTGAGTTAATGGAGCGGATCACGGGATTATTCTTCGATTTGCAGCGGCATCAGGACGTTCAATGTCTGCTGGATGATGCGATCAAGCATGAGACCGACATTCTAAATATCAGTTCACATGGCCTAACCGAGATTCCTAAAAGGATTAGGGAATTGAAACAGTTGAAACAGCTGACGATTTTTGAGCAGGATCTGTACACGCTTCCTCCAGCTCTTTTTGAACTAACTTCTTTGGAGAGATTGGAGATCATGACATTGGACCTGGAGTGTTTTCCTGGAGATATCGGGAAACTGAAAGAACTTCGAGAGCTGAGAATATATTGTGGCAGCCCTTTTGCTTCTGTACCTGGATGGAGGCCCAAGCCACAATCGGAGCTGGGATTGAAGTGTATTCCTCCCGAGATCGGTGAACTGAGTAATCTCAAATATCTGGAGATTGTTTATTCCGGTATACGAGAATTTCCTTCCGAACTGGAGAAACTTAAAAACCTCAGGGCATTGCTGGTTACGAATTCATTAATTGAGGGGACACCAGATATCGTTACACGAATGAACTGGTTGGAGTATGTGGACTTGATGAATATTCCGTTCGGTACCAGTTGGCAAGAGGTTTGGGATATGAAAAAAAACCAATAA
- a CDS encoding SMI1/KNR4 family protein produces MYIVTHALKPIPAKELDHFEEQHSTSLPASYRQWLEQYGEGTYTGWMNVQRPDQEVLKPFAEYDFWMHTEDTPVTQDQLQECISIGSSVDGDFLAIHPEVKGLLWLPRHDEHIILWTCSEADFGETLDRIYCGYYHQDKPLTPAYFEPWNELRNHTFYHLVNVEREGSMKELADLCKSKFKWDAVMENEYTCKLFMVSMGGYLRFNYANGREIALFYEEMHGTEGARDHDLDQFLLANHCTVINRGGVEE; encoded by the coding sequence ATGTATATAGTAACTCATGCGTTGAAGCCCATACCGGCTAAGGAACTGGATCATTTTGAAGAACAGCATTCTACCTCGTTACCTGCGTCATATCGCCAATGGCTGGAACAATACGGGGAAGGAACGTACACGGGCTGGATGAATGTGCAGCGGCCGGATCAGGAGGTATTGAAACCTTTTGCTGAATATGATTTTTGGATGCACACGGAGGATACACCGGTTACCCAGGATCAGCTTCAGGAGTGCATCAGTATCGGCAGTTCGGTGGATGGTGATTTCCTGGCGATTCATCCAGAGGTGAAGGGATTGTTATGGCTCCCGCGTCATGATGAGCATATTATCTTGTGGACTTGCTCAGAAGCTGACTTTGGAGAGACATTGGACCGGATCTATTGCGGATATTACCATCAGGATAAACCGCTGACCCCGGCGTATTTTGAACCGTGGAATGAGCTGCGAAACCACACGTTCTACCATTTGGTTAACGTTGAACGTGAAGGCTCCATGAAAGAACTGGCCGATTTGTGTAAGAGTAAATTCAAGTGGGATGCAGTGATGGAAAATGAGTACACATGTAAGCTTTTTATGGTCTCTATGGGTGGATATTTACGTTTTAATTATGCGAACGGCAGGGAAATTGCGCTTTTCTATGAAGAGATGCACGGGACGGAAGGTGCAAGGGATCACGATCTGGATCAATTTTTGCTGGCAAATCATTGTACAGTCATCAATAGAGGCGGAGTGGAGGAATAA
- a CDS encoding SMI1/KNR4 family protein gives MTPEANAKWNDLFDALNELLNEKIHDDEIRQLYEEYQHREGVSEESLNAFETEYGVRLPEDFRSFYKRKDGSGYAFHILYPGDAEAEECNPFYLMSLKEIRETKQYFCEVDEKLDEYYSDEEISKLDPEIKPYLFHKEWIPFATMAGGSLYLMLDFDPTEKGTYGQVIMYVHDPDFVYYVSETFTDLLEVSNRNLKIMDEIEY, from the coding sequence ATGACACCTGAGGCTAATGCAAAATGGAATGATTTGTTTGATGCGTTGAATGAGCTCCTGAACGAAAAAATCCATGATGATGAAATTCGGCAGTTATACGAGGAATACCAGCATCGGGAGGGTGTCTCTGAGGAAAGTCTAAATGCATTTGAAACGGAGTATGGCGTCCGGCTGCCGGAGGATTTCCGTTCCTTCTATAAGCGTAAAGACGGCAGTGGTTATGCATTTCATATCTTGTATCCGGGTGATGCGGAAGCAGAGGAATGTAATCCGTTTTATCTGATGTCATTGAAGGAAATTCGGGAAACCAAACAATATTTCTGTGAAGTAGATGAGAAACTGGACGAGTACTATTCTGACGAAGAGATCAGCAAACTAGACCCGGAGATTAAGCCCTACTTATTCCATAAAGAGTGGATTCCTTTTGCAACGATGGCGGGAGGCTCGCTGTATTTGATGCTTGATTTTGATCCGACAGAGAAAGGAACCTACGGGCAAGTGATTATGTATGTGCATGATCCGGACTTTGTTTATTATGTGTCTGAGACATTTACAGACTTGCTGGAAGTGTCCAACCGTAATCTGAAGATTATGGATGAGATTGAGTATTGA